In Corallococcus macrosporus, the following are encoded in one genomic region:
- a CDS encoding MFS transporter: protein MSLAQRLTITQPMRVFWITWFGQLISILGSGLTAFGVGAKVFLDTRSTTQFALLSFFAFAPMVILAPLAGTLIDRWDRRRAMLLADMGNGLSTLIIFGLVLADSKGLIKLQAWHFYLPVSFGACFGAFRWPAFFATVTLLVPKQHLGRANAMAEVASGASQILSPIIAGALIDSVGLVGVLSVDVCSFTIAIITLLMVRFPRPPVSVEGQQGKGSILAEMKQGWSFISTRRGLVALLGFTVVAVLCMDLVVLLITPLVLAFTDISTLGIIASVAGVGALLGAVGMGVWGGPKNQLHGILGFQIVSGLVLFMAAPSPSVPLVATAAALYLFTMPPMVASTQSIWQRKIPADLQGRAAAVKRMVTLCMSPFASLIAGPLADDLFEPAMAPGGVLAGSMGRLLGVGPGRGIAVIFIVLGLMTLLNVAFAWTNPRLRNLDRELPDALPDGGATPDTAAAPPPTAPTAGASAS, encoded by the coding sequence ATGAGCCTCGCGCAACGCCTGACCATCACCCAGCCCATGCGGGTCTTCTGGATCACCTGGTTTGGTCAGCTCATCTCGATCCTGGGCTCGGGCCTCACGGCGTTCGGCGTGGGCGCCAAGGTGTTCCTGGACACGCGCTCCACCACGCAGTTCGCGCTCCTGTCCTTCTTCGCGTTCGCGCCCATGGTCATCCTGGCGCCGCTCGCGGGAACGCTCATCGACCGGTGGGACCGCCGCCGCGCCATGCTCCTGGCGGACATGGGCAACGGCCTCAGCACGCTCATCATCTTCGGCCTGGTGCTGGCGGACAGCAAAGGCCTCATCAAGCTCCAGGCCTGGCACTTCTACCTGCCCGTGTCCTTTGGCGCGTGCTTCGGCGCCTTCCGCTGGCCGGCCTTCTTCGCCACGGTGACGCTGCTCGTGCCCAAGCAGCACCTGGGCCGCGCCAACGCCATGGCGGAGGTGGCCAGCGGCGCCAGCCAGATCCTCTCCCCCATCATCGCCGGAGCGCTCATCGACAGCGTGGGCCTGGTGGGCGTGCTGTCCGTGGACGTCTGCAGCTTCACCATCGCCATCATCACCCTGCTGATGGTCCGCTTCCCGCGTCCCCCGGTCTCCGTGGAGGGGCAGCAGGGCAAGGGGTCCATCCTCGCGGAGATGAAGCAGGGCTGGAGCTTCATCAGCACCCGCAGGGGGCTCGTGGCGCTGCTGGGCTTCACCGTCGTGGCCGTGCTGTGCATGGACCTGGTGGTGCTGCTCATCACCCCGCTGGTGCTGGCCTTCACGGACATCTCCACGCTGGGCATCATCGCGTCGGTGGCGGGCGTGGGGGCGCTCCTGGGCGCCGTCGGCATGGGCGTGTGGGGCGGCCCCAAGAACCAGCTGCACGGCATCCTGGGGTTCCAGATCGTCTCCGGCCTGGTGCTCTTCATGGCCGCGCCGTCGCCCAGCGTGCCGCTGGTGGCCACCGCCGCCGCGCTCTACCTGTTCACCATGCCGCCCATGGTGGCCAGCACCCAGTCCATCTGGCAGCGCAAGATTCCGGCGGACCTCCAGGGCCGCGCCGCGGCCGTGAAGCGGATGGTCACCCTGTGCATGTCGCCGTTCGCCAGCCTCATCGCGGGCCCGCTCGCGGACGACCTCTTCGAGCCGGCCATGGCCCCGGGCGGCGTGCTCGCCGGCAGCATGGGCCGCCTCCTGGGCGTGGGCCCGGGGCGCGGCATCGCCGTCATCTTCATCGTCCTGGGGCTGATGACGCTCTTGAACGTCGCGTTCGCGTGGACCAACCCGCGCCTGCGCAACCTGGACCGCGAGCTGCCGGACGCCCTGCCTGACGGGGGCGCCACCCCGGACACCGCCGCCGCCCCCCCGCCGACCGCCCCCACCGCCGGAGCCTCCGCGTCATGA
- a CDS encoding type I polyketide synthase — MSDAVGGGEERIAIVGLAGRFPGAKTLEGFWEMLRRGGDARRVPSDAELDDAGVPQALRAHPQWVRSSYVLEGATDFDAGLFGYSPREAELMDPQQRIFMECAWESLDNAGYDPTRFKGAVAVYASVSLSSYLLRALTRQPDLMDTAGSFGVMLANDKDYVATRVSHRLGLRGPAATVQTACSSSLVALHLACQSLLSGESDMALAGGSSVSFPQTAGYLYQEGMIFSPDGYCRAFDAKANGTVRGAGAAVVVLKRLSDALKDGDTIHGVLLGTAVNNDGAGKVGFTAPSVEGQAAVIAEALAISGVTPDDIQYVEAHATGTPLGDPIEVAALNQAFGGKETGQKRVALGSLKAAIGHLDAAAGIAGVVKTVLAMEHGEIPASPHFEKPNPVIDFDAGPFFVPSQPRPWTSTNGPRRAGVSAFGIGGTNTHVILEEAPKTAAPAPSRRAWHVLPLSGRTPAALDAATEQLAAHLDSHPNVNLADVAYTLQVGRHAHEHRRAVVVKDVADAKAALRDARRLLGGSGLNTRRPVVFLFSGQGSQYVDMGRGLYEQEPVFRTEVDACAEKLKPHLGLDLRTVLHPPADGREKATEQLKQTSLTQPALFVIEYALAKLWASWGVTPQAMVGHSIGEYVAACLSGVFSLDDALALVATRGRLMQSLPAGAMLSVRLTPEALAPLMDARISVAAVNAPGFTVVAGPTDAVDALQAKLEAQKVEVSRLHTSHAFHSTMMDPIVEEFRQAVAKVARKEPKDLYLSNVTGTWVTPEDAVSPAYWARHLRDAVRFQDSATLLLNDPEHVFLEVGPGNALATLVRRNAKEGTFPAILTTLPAPRDAQQDALTHATDAFAKLWLAGAKTVAGRVYKGESRRRIPLPAYPFQRERYDLLKGPPPALPRAATAARAAPAQGVELTVPSWPRTRASPRVPSLAGQRWLVLEADTPVAARVSERLRQAGADVVSLVAGQGASDPVTKRFAVDVASPDAVSEHLERLRGEEWTPAHVAYLWPLVKAPQDLEAGLATSFHGLLALAKAVGPGAAKAPLTLDVVTTGAQDVTGEEPLLPWQAAAVGASRVLPQEYPGITVRAVDVTWPAPDESASGPWLERLVTELATGKEAVVALRGPYRHVEAFEPIEVPGTPDSDAAQPTGLKEGGVYVIVGGLGRVGLALAEQLTHAVKPKLVLLSRRTLPAPGEWDAWRAGHDAQDATSRAIERMRTLEQAGAQVLALRADAGVPGQLDKALQVAEAKFGRVDGVFYAAGDGGMATRISVDESTPEATTPLLAGRFGGLTQLAEALASRHPDFVVVQSSLTVVLGGMAVSAVAAAHAGMDALAARQARLGGTRWYTVDWDVWGVGEGFRPDAVIPPAEGFRLLRALLTQPAGGRFLASRGSLEARLQVARDGASTTRTGGSASGKHPRPPLANVFVAPRDETEEKVAALWQDLLGVESVGITDNFFELGGHSLLGVQLLSRIRETFQVELSMRALFESPTVEVMTVAIVEASASQLDPEALEAMLAELEQG; from the coding sequence ATGAGTGACGCAGTGGGTGGTGGCGAGGAGCGCATCGCGATCGTCGGCCTGGCGGGCCGCTTCCCGGGTGCGAAGACGCTGGAGGGCTTCTGGGAGATGCTCCGGCGCGGCGGCGACGCGCGCCGAGTGCCCTCGGACGCGGAGCTGGACGACGCGGGCGTGCCGCAGGCCCTGCGCGCCCATCCGCAGTGGGTGCGCTCCAGCTACGTGCTGGAGGGCGCGACGGACTTCGACGCGGGCCTCTTCGGCTACAGCCCGCGCGAGGCGGAGCTGATGGACCCCCAGCAGCGCATCTTCATGGAGTGCGCGTGGGAGTCGCTGGACAACGCCGGCTATGACCCGACGCGCTTCAAGGGCGCGGTGGCCGTCTACGCGAGCGTGAGCCTCAGCTCGTACCTCCTGCGCGCGCTGACGCGGCAGCCGGACCTGATGGACACGGCCGGCTCGTTCGGCGTGATGCTGGCCAACGACAAGGACTACGTGGCCACGCGCGTGTCCCACCGGCTGGGCCTGCGCGGCCCCGCGGCGACGGTGCAGACGGCGTGCTCCAGCTCGCTGGTGGCGCTCCACCTGGCGTGCCAGAGCCTGCTGTCCGGAGAGAGCGACATGGCGCTCGCGGGCGGCTCGTCCGTGTCCTTCCCGCAGACGGCGGGCTACCTCTACCAGGAGGGGATGATCTTCTCGCCGGACGGCTACTGCCGCGCGTTCGACGCGAAGGCCAACGGCACCGTGCGCGGAGCGGGCGCGGCGGTGGTGGTGCTCAAGCGGCTGTCGGACGCGCTGAAGGACGGCGACACCATCCACGGCGTGCTGCTGGGCACGGCGGTGAACAACGACGGCGCGGGCAAGGTGGGCTTCACCGCGCCCAGCGTGGAGGGCCAGGCCGCGGTCATCGCGGAGGCGCTCGCCATCTCCGGCGTCACCCCGGACGACATCCAGTACGTGGAGGCCCACGCGACGGGCACCCCGCTGGGCGACCCGATAGAGGTGGCCGCGCTCAACCAGGCCTTCGGCGGCAAGGAGACGGGCCAGAAGCGCGTGGCGCTGGGCTCGCTCAAGGCGGCCATCGGCCACCTGGACGCGGCCGCCGGCATCGCGGGCGTGGTGAAGACGGTGCTCGCCATGGAGCACGGCGAGATTCCCGCGAGCCCCCACTTCGAGAAGCCCAACCCCGTCATCGACTTCGACGCGGGGCCCTTCTTCGTGCCCTCGCAGCCCCGGCCGTGGACGTCCACGAACGGGCCGCGCCGCGCGGGCGTGAGCGCCTTCGGCATCGGCGGCACCAACACGCACGTCATCCTGGAGGAGGCCCCGAAGACCGCCGCCCCCGCGCCGTCGCGCCGCGCGTGGCATGTGCTGCCCCTGTCCGGCCGCACGCCCGCGGCGCTGGACGCGGCGACGGAGCAACTGGCCGCGCACCTGGACTCGCATCCGAACGTGAACCTGGCGGACGTGGCGTACACGCTCCAGGTGGGCCGCCACGCGCACGAGCACCGCCGCGCGGTGGTGGTGAAGGACGTCGCGGACGCGAAGGCGGCGCTGCGGGACGCCCGGCGGCTCCTGGGCGGCTCCGGCCTCAACACGCGCCGGCCGGTGGTGTTCCTCTTCTCCGGTCAGGGTTCGCAGTACGTGGACATGGGCCGGGGCCTCTACGAGCAGGAGCCCGTCTTCCGCACGGAGGTGGACGCGTGCGCGGAGAAGCTGAAGCCCCACCTGGGGCTGGACCTGCGCACGGTGCTCCATCCGCCCGCGGACGGGCGCGAGAAGGCCACCGAGCAGCTCAAGCAGACGTCGCTCACGCAGCCCGCGCTGTTCGTCATCGAGTACGCGCTGGCGAAGCTCTGGGCGTCCTGGGGCGTGACGCCGCAGGCGATGGTGGGCCACAGCATCGGTGAGTACGTGGCCGCGTGCCTGTCGGGCGTGTTCAGCCTGGACGACGCGCTGGCGCTGGTGGCCACGCGCGGCCGGCTGATGCAGTCGCTGCCCGCGGGCGCCATGCTGTCCGTGCGGCTGACGCCGGAGGCGCTGGCGCCGCTGATGGACGCGCGCATCTCCGTGGCGGCCGTGAACGCGCCGGGCTTCACCGTGGTCGCGGGCCCCACCGACGCGGTGGACGCGCTCCAGGCGAAGCTGGAGGCCCAGAAGGTGGAGGTGTCGCGGCTGCACACGTCGCACGCGTTCCACTCCACGATGATGGACCCCATCGTCGAGGAGTTCCGCCAGGCGGTGGCGAAGGTCGCGCGCAAGGAGCCCAAGGACCTCTACCTGTCCAACGTCACCGGCACCTGGGTGACGCCCGAGGACGCGGTGAGCCCGGCGTACTGGGCGCGCCACCTGCGCGACGCCGTGCGCTTCCAGGACTCGGCGACGCTGCTGTTGAACGACCCCGAGCACGTCTTCCTGGAGGTCGGTCCCGGCAACGCGCTGGCGACGCTGGTGCGCCGCAACGCGAAGGAGGGCACGTTCCCCGCCATCCTCACGACGCTGCCCGCGCCGCGCGACGCCCAGCAGGACGCGCTCACGCACGCCACGGACGCGTTCGCGAAGCTGTGGCTCGCGGGCGCGAAGACGGTGGCCGGCCGCGTCTACAAGGGCGAGTCCCGCCGCCGCATCCCCCTGCCCGCCTACCCCTTCCAGCGCGAGCGCTACGACCTGCTCAAGGGTCCGCCCCCTGCGCTGCCCCGCGCAGCCACCGCCGCGCGGGCGGCTCCGGCGCAGGGCGTGGAGCTGACCGTCCCGTCGTGGCCGCGCACGCGCGCGTCGCCTCGGGTCCCATCGCTGGCGGGTCAGCGCTGGCTGGTGCTGGAGGCGGACACGCCGGTGGCCGCGCGCGTGTCGGAGCGGCTGCGCCAGGCGGGCGCGGACGTGGTGTCGCTGGTCGCGGGTCAGGGCGCGTCGGATCCGGTGACGAAGCGCTTCGCCGTGGACGTGGCCTCGCCGGACGCGGTGAGCGAGCACCTGGAGCGGCTGCGCGGTGAGGAGTGGACGCCCGCGCACGTCGCGTACCTGTGGCCGCTGGTGAAGGCGCCGCAGGACCTGGAGGCGGGGCTCGCGACGTCGTTCCACGGACTGCTCGCGCTGGCGAAGGCGGTGGGTCCGGGCGCGGCGAAGGCGCCCCTCACGCTGGACGTGGTGACCACCGGCGCCCAGGACGTCACGGGCGAGGAGCCGCTGCTGCCCTGGCAGGCGGCCGCCGTGGGCGCGAGCCGCGTCCTGCCACAGGAGTACCCCGGCATCACCGTGCGCGCCGTCGACGTCACCTGGCCCGCGCCGGACGAGTCCGCGTCCGGCCCATGGCTGGAGCGGCTGGTGACGGAGCTGGCCACCGGCAAGGAAGCGGTGGTCGCGCTGCGCGGCCCGTACCGCCATGTCGAGGCGTTCGAGCCCATCGAGGTCCCGGGCACTCCGGACTCCGACGCCGCGCAGCCCACGGGCCTCAAGGAGGGCGGCGTCTACGTCATCGTCGGTGGCCTGGGCCGCGTGGGGCTCGCGCTCGCGGAGCAGCTCACGCATGCCGTGAAGCCGAAGCTCGTGCTGCTGTCGCGCCGCACGCTCCCCGCTCCCGGGGAGTGGGACGCGTGGCGCGCGGGCCATGACGCCCAGGACGCGACGTCCAGGGCCATCGAGCGCATGCGCACGCTGGAGCAGGCGGGCGCGCAGGTGCTGGCGCTTCGCGCGGACGCGGGCGTGCCCGGTCAGCTCGACAAGGCGCTCCAGGTGGCGGAGGCGAAGTTCGGCCGCGTCGACGGCGTCTTCTACGCGGCGGGTGACGGCGGCATGGCCACCCGCATCTCCGTGGACGAGTCCACGCCGGAGGCCACCACCCCGCTGCTCGCCGGCCGCTTCGGGGGCCTCACGCAGCTGGCGGAGGCGCTGGCGTCGCGCCATCCGGACTTCGTCGTGGTGCAGTCCTCCCTCACCGTGGTGCTGGGCGGCATGGCGGTCAGCGCGGTGGCGGCGGCGCACGCCGGCATGGACGCGCTGGCGGCCCGGCAGGCCCGGCTTGGCGGCACCCGCTGGTACACCGTGGACTGGGACGTGTGGGGCGTGGGCGAGGGCTTCCGGCCCGACGCCGTCATCCCGCCCGCCGAGGGCTTCCGCCTCCTGCGCGCGCTGCTCACCCAGCCCGCCGGCGGCCGCTTCCTCGCGTCCCGAGGCTCGCTGGAGGCCCGGCTCCAGGTGGCGCGCGACGGCGCCTCCACGACCCGCACGGGCGGCAGCGCCAGCGGCAAGCACCCGCGGCCTCCGCTCGCCAACGTCTTCGTCGCCCCGCGCGACGAAACCGAGGAGAAGGTCGCCGCGCTCTGGCAGGACCTGCTGGGCGTGGAGTCCGTGGGCATCACCGACAACTTCTTCGAACTGGGTGGCCACTCGCTGCTGGGCGTGCAGCTCCTGTCGCGCATCCGCGAGACCTTCCAGGTCGAGCTGTCCATGCGCGCCCTCTTCGAGTCCCCCACCGTGGAGGTGATGACGGTGGCCATCGTGGAGGCGAGCGCCAGCCAGCTCGACCCGGAAGCCCTGGAAGCCATGCTCGCGGAGCTGGAGCAGGGCTGA
- a CDS encoding non-ribosomal peptide synthetase encodes MTPEEKRARLAQLLKDKSRPASKQAPLSFAQERMWFLDKWSPGSAAFHMPTAVRLTGTVDTDALSRALALLVERHDTLRTTFQEREGGAVQLIASTGEVPLEVMDLQGLPESEREAEAQRRVVTLAQQPFSLEQGPLLRAVLMLLGNGEQVLLVDQHHIVSDGWSMGVLVHELAVLYRACLEGQPSPLKPLPLQYADWAVWQKDWLQGAELERQLTYWKNRLNPNALLELPQDKPRPALMSSKGERQVMHLSPALTHALKALGQREGRTLFVTLLSAFNVLLSRYTGQDDIVVGTPIAGRPRAEVEGLIGLFVNMLALRSDLSGKPTFKELLRRVHESTLDAYAHQDIPFERLVDALKPERHLSHSPIFQVMFVLQNAPMPALEAPGVVMEAKPVDTGTTKYDLSLLLVDLPQGLRVTAEYSTDLFERSTAERLLGHYLTLLEGIVAQPDVRISHLPLLPDAERQRVMNGWNDTAVTHPKGATLTSLIEAQVARTPDAVALELEGSHLTYRELDARANQLAHALRKHGVGPEVRVGLCVERSLEMVVGLLGTLKAGGAYVPLDPGYPQERLGWMLEDARPPVLLVQERLLPRLPASGATVVKLDTGWEEIAREPTTAPVPTAMPDSLAYIIFTSGSTGRPKGAMNAHGPVVNRLLWMQSAYGLTPRDVVLQKTPFSFDVSVWEFFWPLMTGAKLVVAKPGGHQDPGYLKALIASASVTTLHFVPSMLQAFLDEPGVAECTSLQRVVCSGEALPLELKELCLRTLPGAGLHNLYGPTEAAVDVTFHACKANDGRRSVPIGRPVDNTQIRILDSELQPVPQGAAGELYIGGVQVGRGYLARPSLTAERFIPDPYATVPGARMYRTGDVARWLPDGEIEYLGRADFQVKIRGLRIELGEIESSLEKHPTVRQAVVLAREDRPGQKRLVAYVTGKDAKPEAAALRTFLLERLPEYMVPSNVVVLERMPLSPNGKADRKALPAPELGGTDPSRPFVAPGTAIEQQIAQAWKDLLHVERVGMDDPFFELGGNSLLALQLHRRLTAELGVTLALTDLFQYPTVRALAARLSRREDTPSEDAAQAGRSRAEARRTVNRRAVASRGRVETDGDADE; translated from the coding sequence ATGACGCCCGAAGAGAAGCGAGCACGCCTGGCGCAGCTCCTGAAGGACAAGTCGCGCCCTGCCTCGAAGCAGGCGCCCCTGTCCTTCGCGCAGGAGCGGATGTGGTTCCTGGACAAGTGGAGCCCCGGCAGCGCGGCGTTCCACATGCCCACCGCGGTGCGCCTGACGGGCACCGTGGACACGGACGCGCTGAGCCGCGCCCTGGCCCTGCTGGTGGAGCGGCACGACACGCTGCGCACCACCTTCCAGGAGCGCGAGGGCGGCGCCGTGCAGCTCATCGCCTCCACGGGCGAGGTGCCGCTGGAGGTGATGGACCTCCAGGGCCTCCCGGAGTCCGAGCGTGAGGCCGAGGCGCAGCGGCGCGTGGTGACGCTCGCGCAGCAGCCCTTCAGCCTGGAGCAGGGGCCGCTGTTGCGCGCGGTGCTGATGCTCCTGGGCAACGGCGAGCAGGTGCTGCTGGTGGATCAGCACCACATCGTCTCCGACGGCTGGTCCATGGGCGTGCTCGTGCACGAGCTGGCAGTGCTCTACCGCGCGTGCCTGGAGGGCCAGCCCTCGCCGCTCAAGCCGCTGCCGCTCCAGTACGCGGACTGGGCGGTGTGGCAGAAGGACTGGCTCCAGGGCGCGGAGCTGGAGCGCCAGCTCACCTACTGGAAGAACCGCCTCAACCCCAACGCGCTGCTGGAGCTGCCCCAGGACAAGCCGCGCCCGGCGCTGATGAGCTCCAAGGGCGAGCGGCAGGTGATGCACCTGTCCCCGGCCCTGACCCACGCCCTCAAGGCGCTGGGCCAGCGCGAGGGCCGCACGCTCTTCGTGACGCTGCTGTCCGCGTTCAACGTGCTCTTGTCCCGCTACACCGGGCAGGACGACATCGTGGTGGGCACGCCCATCGCTGGCCGTCCGCGCGCGGAGGTGGAAGGGCTCATCGGCCTGTTCGTGAACATGCTGGCGCTGCGCTCGGACCTGTCCGGCAAGCCCACGTTCAAGGAGCTGCTGCGCCGCGTGCACGAGTCCACGCTGGACGCGTACGCGCACCAGGACATCCCCTTCGAGCGGCTGGTGGACGCGCTCAAGCCGGAGCGGCACCTCAGCCACTCGCCCATCTTCCAGGTGATGTTCGTCCTGCAGAACGCGCCCATGCCGGCCCTGGAGGCCCCGGGCGTGGTGATGGAGGCGAAGCCGGTGGACACCGGCACGACGAAGTACGACCTGTCGCTCTTGCTGGTGGACCTGCCGCAGGGCCTGCGCGTCACCGCCGAGTACAGCACCGACCTCTTCGAGCGCTCGACGGCGGAGCGGCTGCTGGGCCACTACCTCACGCTGCTGGAGGGCATCGTCGCGCAGCCGGACGTGCGCATCTCCCACCTGCCGCTGTTGCCCGACGCCGAGCGCCAGCGCGTGATGAACGGCTGGAACGACACGGCCGTCACGCACCCGAAGGGCGCGACGCTCACCTCGCTCATCGAGGCGCAGGTGGCGCGCACGCCGGACGCCGTCGCCCTGGAGCTCGAGGGCAGCCACCTCACCTACCGCGAGCTGGATGCCCGCGCGAACCAGCTCGCGCACGCGCTGCGCAAGCACGGCGTGGGCCCGGAAGTGCGCGTGGGCCTGTGCGTGGAGCGGTCGCTGGAGATGGTGGTGGGCCTGCTGGGCACGCTGAAGGCGGGCGGCGCCTACGTGCCGCTGGACCCCGGCTACCCGCAGGAGCGCCTGGGCTGGATGCTGGAGGACGCGCGTCCGCCGGTGCTGCTGGTGCAGGAGCGGTTGTTGCCGCGGCTGCCGGCGTCCGGCGCGACGGTGGTGAAGCTGGACACAGGCTGGGAGGAGATTGCCCGCGAGCCCACCACGGCGCCTGTGCCTACGGCCATGCCGGACTCGCTGGCGTACATCATCTTCACGTCCGGCAGCACGGGCCGCCCCAAGGGCGCGATGAACGCCCACGGCCCGGTGGTGAACCGCCTCTTGTGGATGCAGTCCGCGTACGGGCTCACGCCTCGGGACGTGGTGCTCCAGAAGACGCCGTTCAGCTTCGACGTGTCCGTCTGGGAGTTCTTCTGGCCGCTGATGACGGGCGCGAAGCTGGTCGTCGCGAAGCCCGGCGGGCACCAGGACCCGGGCTACCTGAAGGCGCTGATTGCCTCCGCGTCCGTCACCACGCTGCACTTCGTGCCCTCCATGCTCCAGGCGTTCCTGGACGAGCCGGGCGTGGCGGAGTGCACGTCGCTCCAGCGCGTGGTGTGCAGCGGTGAGGCGCTGCCCCTGGAGCTGAAGGAGCTGTGCCTGCGCACGCTTCCCGGCGCGGGGCTCCACAACCTCTACGGCCCCACCGAGGCCGCGGTGGACGTGACGTTCCACGCGTGCAAGGCGAACGACGGCCGCCGCTCCGTGCCCATTGGCCGGCCGGTGGACAACACGCAGATCCGCATCCTGGACTCGGAGCTCCAGCCGGTGCCGCAGGGCGCGGCGGGCGAGCTGTACATCGGCGGCGTGCAGGTGGGGCGCGGCTACCTCGCGCGGCCCTCGCTGACGGCCGAGCGCTTCATCCCCGACCCCTACGCGACGGTGCCGGGCGCGCGCATGTACCGCACGGGCGACGTGGCCCGGTGGCTGCCGGACGGCGAAATCGAGTACCTGGGCCGCGCGGACTTCCAGGTGAAGATCCGCGGTCTGCGCATCGAACTGGGCGAAATCGAGTCGTCGCTGGAGAAGCACCCCACGGTGCGCCAGGCGGTGGTGCTCGCGCGCGAGGACCGGCCGGGCCAGAAGCGGCTGGTGGCCTACGTCACCGGCAAGGACGCGAAGCCGGAGGCCGCGGCGCTGCGCACCTTCCTGCTGGAGCGGCTGCCCGAGTACATGGTCCCGTCCAACGTCGTGGTGCTGGAGCGCATGCCGCTCAGCCCCAACGGCAAGGCGGACCGCAAGGCACTGCCCGCGCCGGAGCTGGGTGGGACGGATCCCTCGCGCCCCTTCGTGGCGCCGGGGACGGCCATCGAGCAGCAGATCGCCCAGGCCTGGAAGGACCTGCTCCACGTGGAGCGGGTGGGCATGGACGACCCCTTCTTCGAGCTGGGCGGCAACTCGCTGCTCGCGCTCCAGTTGCACCGGCGGCTCACGGCGGAACTCGGCGTGACGCTGGCGCTCACGGACCTCTTCCAGTACCCCACCGTGCGGGCGCTGGCGGCGCGGCTGTCGCGCCGGGAGGACACGCCCTCGGAGGACGCGGCGCAGGCGGGCCGCTCCCGTGCCGAGGCGCGACGCACGGTCAACCGCCGCGCGGTGGCCTCGCGCGGTCGGGTGGAAACGGATGGAGACGCGGATGAGTGA